From a region of the Branchiostoma floridae strain S238N-H82 chromosome 13, Bfl_VNyyK, whole genome shotgun sequence genome:
- the LOC118428880 gene encoding uncharacterized protein LOC118428880, translating to MLDILETVMADAYMSDSSDDGVNSQNSTLYDSSDSDVSLDLDNIQPYMHEPQQEREEPQNEGEAAVPGAVGPGNLQAVPIAAWDGIDVETEAWRMEEGQLQIWCRCGNCNYMDTVRECVCCHDLVELTDPPPVVVEDFDNGGRGVGVGPDQLKCITLDSEFHPICILRAALKTALLQRQNLGLENVREPLSYRILRLSAYRQFTCWVHKRRLGKGVRRVAPSCAVLRIRQEYPSPDGNYVGFLEADD from the exons ATGCTCGATATTCTCGAAACTGTCATGGCGGACGCGTACATGTCAGACTCGTCAGACGACGGCGTGAATAGCCAAAATAGCACTTTGTATGACTCTAGCGACAGCGATGTTTCACTGGATCTCGACAACATCCAGCCTTACATGCACGAGCCGCAGCAAGAGCGGGAAGAACCTCAGAATGAAGGAGAAGCGGCCGTGCCCGGTGCTGTTGGACCGGGGAATCTTCAAGCAGTCCCGATAGCCGCTTGGGACGGCATCGATGTTGAAACAGAAGCCTGGAGAATGGAGGAGGGCCAACTCCAAATTTGGTGTAGATGCGGCAACTGTAACTATATGGATACTGTCAGAGAATGCGTATGCTGCCACGATCTCGTCGAACTTACCGACCCTCCGCCTGTTGTCGTGGAAGACTTTGATAATGGCGGTAGAGGGGTGGGCGTCGGTCCCGATCAACTCAAGTGTATAACTCTGGACAGTGAGTTTCATCCCATCTGCATCCTGAGAGCAGCACTGAAGACTGCGTTGTTACAGCGGCAGAATCTCGGACTTGAGAACGTCCGAGAACCGCTAAGTTACAG AATCCTGAGGCTGTCTGCATACAGACAGTTTACCTGCTGGGTACACAAACGGCGGCTGGGGAAAGGTGTCCGGCGGGTTGCTCCATCATGTGCTGTTCTCAGGATCCGGCAGGAATACCCTAGTCCAGATGGGAACTACGTCGGTTTCCTGGAGGCTGACGACTAG
- the LOC118428879 gene encoding uncharacterized protein LOC118428879 isoform X1, whose protein sequence is MHWYTEMSIIILTFHFFFNPFTDMERLLRSSGKSPDKTKIVKSQKKRRIDAWTNKETRALIQFCSLTCEGCWDPRASQAWPMMKCASPFWRKAVEYVEQHGGTSTPRTEAAVRSHVGKHLRKRFPGGRLAAEKEFCDPVPSCSAVPSPDPDPALSTSPSRSSRTLPRTALFSPNPSTSPSTPYSQLSDNLLFASPISNDSGIPPSSSSINPDLWMDISDPVPGKKDVATQTGEDNGIGGQSNPVKAHKSQTVQQSNPNQPLLHSTPVKASHLMDLDMSFTPSSTCSTPVKKRDLSYRPGSESESESESECELVDEECLLEGRRFIVFGEQLKELFQKCPSCGGQTLLDTKTRGCAVSITYTCENNHTGTWQSQPYDKGRARGNLLIPSAILFTGGSVSKFIDFADCLQLQFFSEQHFHSIQRTFAIPVVNEHYLSQQNMALDLCRGAPIDIIGDGRCDSPGHNAKYMSYTLMEETTGLILAMELIQVTETGTSQAMEKEGLDRCLAFLTDPDGEDMEVQCLTTDRHRGAGALMRKVYKEIEHQFDIFHVCKNVKKKIFDKAKGRNCAELLQWLKSICNHLWWAVQTCEGNAELLREKWTSIMNHTANVHHWSGKQLFHSCEHEDLGSEEEKTTTTKWLEMGSPAHKALGKVVYERQLLKDMAQMTKYKHTGEVEVYHNVVTKYAPKRIHYSYNGMKARVQLSIIDHNENIGRKQAKTLKGDTMTRLDWSKKQKRYAVKNVYEQKDYSFRQKLMADVLERAQNGKKTPIPRRPDLPKNIAPEPRPDKAQALAAHRSRFPDRGGRT, encoded by the exons ATGCATTGGTACACTGAGATGTCAATCATCATtcttacatttcattttttttttaatccttttACAGACATGGAGCGATTGTTGCGGTCATCTGGAAAGAGTCCTGACAAGACG AAAATTGTCAAAAGCCAGAAGAAACGGCGTATTGACGCATGGACAAACAAAGAGACCAGAGCCCTTATCCAGTTCTGCTCCCTGACCTGTGAGGGATGTTGGGATCCCAGAGCATCCCAGGCCTGGCCTATGATGAAATGTGCGTCTCCCTTCTGGAGAAAGGCAGTAGAGTATGTAGAGCAGCACGGAGGAACATCAACTCCACGAACAG AAGCAGCCGTCCGAAGTCATGTCGGCAAGCACCTGCGCAAAAGGTTCCCTGGGGGAAGATTGGCAGCAGAGAAA GAATTTTGTGACCCCGTGCCTAGCTGCAGTGCTGTGCCCAGCCCAGACCCTGACCCTGCTCTGTCAACCAGCCCCAGTAGGAGTAGTAGAACTCTGCCACGCACTGCTCTTTTCAGCCCTAATCCATCAACAAGCCCATCTACACCATACAGCCAGCTTTCAGACAACCTTCTATTCGCCAGTCCAATCAGCAACGACAGCGGCATTCCACCAAGCAGTTCTTCTATCAACCCTGATCTGTGGATGGATATTTCCGATCCTGTGCCAGGAAAAAAGGATGTGGCGACACAGACAGGCGAAGACAACGGCATAGGTGGACAGTCAAACCCAGTCAAGGCACACAAATCCCAGACAGTTCAACAGTCAAACCCGAATCAACCACTTCTCCACTCAACCCCAGTAAAAGCAAGCCATCTCATGGACCTGGACATGTCATTCACACCATCTTCCACGTGCTCAACCCCAGTAAAGAAAAGAGACCTGTCCTACCGTCCCGGCTCTGAATcggaatctgaatctgaatctgaatgtGAGCTTGTAGATGAAGAATGCCTCCTAGAAGGAAGAAGGTTTATCGTTTTTGGTGAGCAGCTGAAAGAACTTTTCCAGAAATGTCCTTCATGCGGTGGTCAAACACTACTGGATACAAAAACCAGAGGTTGTGCCGTTTCTATCACGTACACGTGCGAAAACAACCACACTGGGACATGGCAGTCACAACCCTATGATAAGGGAAGAGCTCGTGGGAACCTGCTCATTCCATCTGCCATCCTCTTCACTGGCGGGTCCGTATCGAAATTCATTGACTTTGCGGACTGTCTACAGCTCCAGTTTTTCAGCGAACAACACTTCCACAGCATCCAGCGAACATTCGCCATTCCAGTAGTGAATGAACATTACCTTAGCCAGCAAAACATGGCACTCGACTTGTGCAGGGGTGCGCCTATAGATATAATCGGGGATGGAAGATGCGATAGCCCGGGCCACAACGCCAAGTATATGTCTTACACTCTTATGGAGGAAACCACCGGTCTCATCTTAGCCATGGAACTCATCCAGGTGACTGAAACGGGAACCTCCCAGGCCATGGAGAAGGAAGGCCTGGATCGATGTCTCGCGTTCTTGACAGACCCGGATGGAGAGGATATGGAGGTTCAGTGTCTCACAACAGACAGGCACAGGGGAGCTGGTGCCCTTATGAGGAAGGTGTACAAAGAGATCGAACATCAATTTGACATCTTCCACGTctgtaaaaatgtgaaaaagaaGATTTTCGATAAGGCCAAAGGAAGAAACTGCGCAGAACTGCTACAGTGGCTCAAATCAATCTGCAACCATCTTTGGTGGGCAGTACAGACCTGTGAGGGGAATGCAGAG CTACTGAGGGAAAAGTGGACCTCGATCATGAACCACACGGCCAATGTTCACCACTGGTCAGGAAAACAGCTCTTCCACTCCTGCGAGCATGAGGACTTGGGCAGCGAGGAGGAGAAGACGACAACAACAAAGTGGCTGGAGATGGGATCACCTGCTCACAAGGCACTGGGAAAGGTTGTCTACGAACGACAATTGCTGAAagacatggcgcagatgacaaAGTACAAGCACACCG GTGAAGTGGAGGTATACCACAATGTGGTCACCAAGTACGCACCAAAGAGGATCCACTACTCATACAACGGTATGAAGGCCCGTGTACAGCTCTCCATCATTGACCACAATGAGAACATCGGAAGGAAACAGGCAAAGACCCTGAAAG GAGACACAATGACACGACTGGACTGGAGCAAAAAGCAGAAGCGCTATGCTGTAAAGAATGTGTACGAACAGAAGGACTACAGCTTCCGGCAAAAGCTGATGGCAGACGTCTTGGAAAGGGCACAGAATGGAAAGAAGACTCCAATCCCTCGGAGGCCGGATCTGCCAAAAAACATTGCTCCTGAACCACGACCAGACAAGGCTCAAGCCCTGGCAGCTCACAGGTCGAGGTTTCCTGACAG GGGAGGACGTACTTAG
- the LOC118428879 gene encoding uncharacterized protein LOC118428879 isoform X2 has protein sequence MSASTCAKGSLGEDWQQRKGAPIDIIGDGRCDSPGHNAKYMSYTLMEETTGLILAMELIQVTETGTSQAMEKEGLDRCLAFLTDPDGEDMEVQCLTTDRHRGAGALMRKVYKEIEHQFDIFHVCKNVKKKIFDKAKGRNCAELLQWLKSICNHLWWAVQTCEGNAELLREKWTSIMNHTANVHHWSGKQLFHSCEHEDLGSEEEKTTTTKWLEMGSPAHKALGKVVYERQLLKDMAQMTKYKHTGEVEVYHNVVTKYAPKRIHYSYNGMKARVQLSIIDHNENIGRKQAKTLKGDTMTRLDWSKKQKRYAVKNVYEQKDYSFRQKLMADVLERAQNGKKTPIPRRPDLPKNIAPEPRPDKAQALAAHRSRFPDRGGRT, from the exons ATGTCGGCAAGCACCTGCGCAAAAGGTTCCCTGGGGGAAGATTGGCAGCAGAGAAA GGGTGCGCCTATAGATATAATCGGGGATGGAAGATGCGATAGCCCGGGCCACAACGCCAAGTATATGTCTTACACTCTTATGGAGGAAACCACCGGTCTCATCTTAGCCATGGAACTCATCCAGGTGACTGAAACGGGAACCTCCCAGGCCATGGAGAAGGAAGGCCTGGATCGATGTCTCGCGTTCTTGACAGACCCGGATGGAGAGGATATGGAGGTTCAGTGTCTCACAACAGACAGGCACAGGGGAGCTGGTGCCCTTATGAGGAAGGTGTACAAAGAGATCGAACATCAATTTGACATCTTCCACGTctgtaaaaatgtgaaaaagaaGATTTTCGATAAGGCCAAAGGAAGAAACTGCGCAGAACTGCTACAGTGGCTCAAATCAATCTGCAACCATCTTTGGTGGGCAGTACAGACCTGTGAGGGGAATGCAGAG CTACTGAGGGAAAAGTGGACCTCGATCATGAACCACACGGCCAATGTTCACCACTGGTCAGGAAAACAGCTCTTCCACTCCTGCGAGCATGAGGACTTGGGCAGCGAGGAGGAGAAGACGACAACAACAAAGTGGCTGGAGATGGGATCACCTGCTCACAAGGCACTGGGAAAGGTTGTCTACGAACGACAATTGCTGAAagacatggcgcagatgacaaAGTACAAGCACACCG GTGAAGTGGAGGTATACCACAATGTGGTCACCAAGTACGCACCAAAGAGGATCCACTACTCATACAACGGTATGAAGGCCCGTGTACAGCTCTCCATCATTGACCACAATGAGAACATCGGAAGGAAACAGGCAAAGACCCTGAAAG GAGACACAATGACACGACTGGACTGGAGCAAAAAGCAGAAGCGCTATGCTGTAAAGAATGTGTACGAACAGAAGGACTACAGCTTCCGGCAAAAGCTGATGGCAGACGTCTTGGAAAGGGCACAGAATGGAAAGAAGACTCCAATCCCTCGGAGGCCGGATCTGCCAAAAAACATTGCTCCTGAACCACGACCAGACAAGGCTCAAGCCCTGGCAGCTCACAGGTCGAGGTTTCCTGACAG GGGAGGACGTACTTAG